In Zea mays cultivar B73 chromosome 7, Zm-B73-REFERENCE-NAM-5.0, whole genome shotgun sequence, the following proteins share a genomic window:
- the LOC100193714 gene encoding uncharacterized protein LOC100193714, whose translation MAFASSLLPVPPYRVCATPASEVAAFSPAKKSVSLAAARQRRGSRHGVRAEVNESGSVLAVDALSQVKHVLLPVLDRNPYLSEGTRQAAATTASLAKKYGADITVVVIDDKPKESVPEHDTQMSSIRWHLSEGGFSEFRLMERLGEGQKPTVIIGEVADEWDLDLVVLSMEAIHSKHVDGNLLAEFIPCPVLLLPL comes from the exons ATGGCCTTTGCCAGCTCGCTGCTTCCCGTGCCGCCCTACCGCGTCTGCGCGACCCCCGCGTCGGAGGTCGCCGCCTTCTCGCCGGCCAAGAAGAGCGTCTCGCTCGCCGCTGCGCGCCAGCGCCGAGGATCCCGTCACGGAG TGAGGGCAGAAGTAAATGAATCTGGAAGTGTTTTGGCTGTTGATGCACTCTCGCAAGTTAAACATGTTCTGCTTCCAGTCCTTGATCGCAACCCTTACCTTTCTGAAGGCACAAGACAG GCTGCAGCAACAACCGCTTCCCTCGCAAAGAAGTATGGAGCAGATATTACTGTAGTTG TTATTGACGATAAACCAAAGGAGTCTGTCCCAGAGCATGATACTCAAATGTCAAGCATTAGATGGCATCTCTCAGAAG GCGGATTTTCGGAGTTTAGATTGATGGAGCGTCTTGGGGAAGGGCAGAAACCAACAGTTATCATCGGGGAAGTTGCTGATGAGTGGGACTTAGACCTGGTTGTGCTAAGCATGGAGGCAATCCACTCCAAGCATGTCGATGGGAATTTGCTCGCTGAATTCATCCCTTGCCCTGTTCTACTGCTCCCGCTCTGA